GGCCCAGTGACTTCCCGGGAAAGCATGATCGACACTCGTGACCGCTGACGAGTGATTCCAGAAGCAAACTTTCGAGTCTTGTAGCCTTAGGGCCGGCGCTTCGTATTCAACGGTGTTTTCGCCCGTTTCCTCCTTCGCAAGGCATAGGTAGAGCGTTGCGCGCACGGACGACTACCGCACAAATTCGCTAGGTAAATTGTGCCCGCCGTGTGGATAAAATGCCGGTACGTGAATTGAGCTGAAAGAAATTTTTGGGGAGTAGCGGAAATGAGTAGGGCAAAACAAGACGGCAACGTGCTTTTTTCAGTGCGCATGCTGGCAGTGTCCCTCGTGTTGGCGATGAGTAGTGCGGCTGCCAAGGATGTGTCAGTCACCTTTTCTCATAAGGATTGGGATCTGAGCTGTGATAACACCCTGACTTGTCGTGCCGCCGGTTACGCACCTGAGAGTGAGGAGCCAGGTTCAACCGTGCTGTTAACTCGTAAGGCAGGCAGGGGGGAGCCGGTTGTCAACAAGGTGATGCTTGCGCACTATGACGATGCTCAGCAGCAGACAGGTGCGGCGCCAGAACTGTTTATCGCAGGTCGTACTGCAGGCCGATTAAGCTCGGCGGGCGATGAATCATGGCAAATGAGCGAGGATCAGTTCACTCGCTTTCTGGCGGCCTTGAAAAAAGACGATGCTCTGTCTTTCCGCCGGGATGACCGAACCTATTTGTTCTCAGGGGCAGGTTCAAGTGCGGTCTTGCTGAAAATGGATGATGTGCAAGGGCGCGTGAATACGCCAGGGGCGATTTTACGTCAGGGAAAGGCGAGTGAGTCGACGGTGAAGCTCCCCCTTGACGCCCCTCGTATTACTCGTGCCCCGGTTATCGATAAGAACCTTCGTCCCATGAATCAGCAAGAGGACGCCTTGATTCGGCCAGTGCTGTTGCAGGCGCTGGCAGCCGATGCCGAGCAGTCCTGTAGTGATGACAGACTGTCCGAACCTTGGGAAATCGCACGACTTGATCCGCAGTTTTCCCTCGTTGCCGCACCGTGCTGGCTGGCGGCTTATAACGCGGGGGACGCCTATTTTCTTGTCAGTAATACCATGCAGTCGGCTCCCGTGTTGGTGAGTGACAGTGCTACCGGGTACGACAATGGTCTTATCTCCTCTGCGATGAAAGGCCGCGGGTTGGGGGATTGCTGGAGCTATGAAACATCGGTCTGGGATGGCAGCCGCTTTGTAGAAAGTGAACGTGGTGATACGGGGCGTTGTGCCCTGATTCGGGCAGGAGGAGCCTGGGATATCCCGGTCTATGTCAGCGAAGTGGTCGGACCCTAGGGAACAAACCGGCCACGGACGCCGTTTGCAGGGCATCCTTGGGCGTGCCGGCCCAAGGGGCCGGTGCAAGCGCCTATACGGTCACCGAATCAGGGCGCGTTCCAGGCGGGCCCTGATCTTTTTTTGCCAGTTCAGGCACTTGCCTAGGGTGAAAATCCACGATAGAATCTATGTCTTTCGTGTTGCGAACGTGGCGGAATTGGTAGACGCACCAGATTTAGGTTCTGGCGCCGAGAGGTGTGAGAGTTCGAGTCTCTCCGTTCGCACCATCAAACGAAAGCCGTTGTTTTACAAAATCAATTTTAAATACGTCAACGGTTTCGTTTTTTCTTCTTATTGTCTGGCTTTTGACAGACTGCTTTCACGCTTTCCAGCGTCTGGCCCTAGTGCACAGAGTTCATTTGCGGTGGTGGGTCGATTTGCTCGGGAGGCTACCTTCTGCGGCAGCCTATTGCGTATCACCCCATTCAGTGACGTTTAGGACTCTTGGCGATCAGGCCACGTGCCTGCCAATCAGCCTGCTGTTCGGCGCTGATGCCTAGGCTGTTCAAGATGTCTTCCGTGTCCTGGCCCAGATGGGGGGCAGGGCGGTATAGGCCGCCGGGTGTCTCGCTCAGCTTGGGGACGATGCCAGGGACTTTCAACGGTGTGCCATCGGGCAGTTGGCTGTCGAGCAACATGTCACGTGCCTGATAGTGCGGGTCGGCCGCTATGTCGGCAATGTCGTAAACACGACCGGCT
This genomic interval from Alcaligenes ammonioxydans contains the following:
- a CDS encoding DUF1176 domain-containing protein, which produces MSRAKQDGNVLFSVRMLAVSLVLAMSSAAAKDVSVTFSHKDWDLSCDNTLTCRAAGYAPESEEPGSTVLLTRKAGRGEPVVNKVMLAHYDDAQQQTGAAPELFIAGRTAGRLSSAGDESWQMSEDQFTRFLAALKKDDALSFRRDDRTYLFSGAGSSAVLLKMDDVQGRVNTPGAILRQGKASESTVKLPLDAPRITRAPVIDKNLRPMNQQEDALIRPVLLQALAADAEQSCSDDRLSEPWEIARLDPQFSLVAAPCWLAAYNAGDAYFLVSNTMQSAPVLVSDSATGYDNGLISSAMKGRGLGDCWSYETSVWDGSRFVESERGDTGRCALIRAGGAWDIPVYVSEVVGP